In a single window of the Pseudogemmatithrix spongiicola genome:
- a CDS encoding dienelactone hydrolase family protein, giving the protein MRFVALALLPLALTVGACSVESVSAESQGTAIPAGAADVAARLQNSPRHAEWAMIPAAPGSRDSIAAWVVYPERRDNAPVVVVIHEIFGLSSWVRGVADQLAADGFIAIAPDLLSIERGGATTDSMAAADARAMIQRVTPDKMNAMVAAVGQYGMNLPAAKKVYGVVGYCWGGSASFNHAVFNAPGLKAAVVYYGSSPSAEDIAKVRIPVLGLYGEDDQRVNATIGRADSTIKAIGGTFEQHIYAGAGHGFLRAQDQRPANLEAARRAWPETLRWFRRHLN; this is encoded by the coding sequence ATGCGCTTCGTAGCCTTAGCCCTGCTGCCCCTCGCGCTCACGGTGGGCGCCTGTTCCGTGGAGTCGGTATCTGCCGAATCGCAGGGCACCGCGATTCCCGCCGGTGCGGCCGACGTCGCCGCACGCCTGCAGAACAGCCCTCGGCACGCCGAGTGGGCGATGATTCCTGCCGCTCCCGGCTCGCGCGACTCGATTGCGGCATGGGTCGTGTATCCCGAGCGCCGTGACAACGCGCCGGTCGTCGTGGTCATCCACGAGATCTTCGGACTTTCGAGCTGGGTGCGCGGCGTGGCGGATCAGCTCGCCGCCGATGGTTTCATCGCCATCGCGCCGGACCTGCTGTCGATCGAGCGCGGAGGCGCCACCACGGACTCCATGGCCGCCGCTGACGCGCGCGCGATGATCCAGCGCGTCACGCCCGACAAGATGAACGCGATGGTCGCGGCCGTCGGGCAGTATGGCATGAACCTGCCGGCCGCGAAGAAGGTGTACGGCGTGGTGGGCTACTGCTGGGGCGGTTCGGCGTCGTTCAATCACGCCGTCTTCAACGCGCCGGGCCTCAAGGCCGCGGTGGTGTACTACGGCTCGTCGCCGTCCGCCGAGGACATCGCAAAGGTCCGCATCCCGGTGCTCGGCCTCTACGGCGAAGACGATCAGCGCGTGAATGCGACGATCGGCCGCGCGGACTCAACGATCAAGGCAATCGGCGGGACCTTCGAGCAGCACATCTACGCCGGCGCCGGCCACGGCTTCCTGCGGGCGCAAGACCAGCGGCCGGCCAATCTCGAGGCGGCGCGTCGAGCGTGGCCGGAGACGCTGCGCTGGTTCCGGCGCCATCTCAACTGA